One segment of Synechococcus sp. A15-24 DNA contains the following:
- a CDS encoding SRPBCC family protein produces the protein MTPLQALFPGGLRSSSHQSETIEQTMERLPGGTRRLAVQLKSSIPAELFWDVLTDYAHLADFIPNLSSSELVMRDGETVRLQQVGSQQLLGMRFSAQVLLELREFKPDGVLRFQMLKGDFRRFEGSWQVRTLPEGSYLLYELTVQGCLGMPIGLIEERLRDDLSSNLVAVEREALRRCNN, from the coding sequence TTGACTCCACTTCAGGCGCTGTTTCCAGGTGGACTTCGCTCCTCCAGTCACCAGAGCGAAACCATCGAGCAGACGATGGAGCGTCTGCCTGGAGGAACACGGCGTCTTGCCGTTCAGCTGAAAAGTTCGATCCCTGCTGAGCTGTTTTGGGACGTCTTAACGGATTACGCCCATCTGGCTGATTTCATTCCCAACCTGAGCTCCAGTGAGCTGGTGATGCGGGATGGAGAGACGGTTCGCCTTCAGCAGGTTGGCAGCCAACAGTTGCTGGGGATGCGTTTTTCAGCGCAGGTGCTGCTTGAACTTCGGGAATTCAAGCCCGATGGCGTCCTTCGTTTTCAAATGCTGAAGGGTGACTTTCGACGATTTGAAGGATCCTGGCAGGTCAGAACCCTGCCGGAAGGGTCGTACCTCCTTTACGAGCTGACGGTGCAGGGGTGCCTGGGAATGCCGATCGGCTTGATCGAAGAGCGCCTTCGCGACGACCTCAGCAGCAATCTCGTCGCGGTGGAGAGGGAAGCACTACGTCGCTGCAACAACTAA
- a CDS encoding histidine kinase, producing MGEDDPKGRQRLKLLLVAARHHLSGPDLRSVVHYLERDDVGFQVTLQVADPSQQPELLELHRLVITPALIKLSPAPKQVFAGSNILQQLKGWVPRWQQDGVVSGLGLSLRPTELDGSRTQKELQLEDQLLVLRQENETLIDRIHAQERLLRMVAHELRTPLTAAALALQSQRLGQIDMSRFQDVITRRLEEMEALSKDLLEVGTTRWETLFNPQRLDLASVSAEVILELEKLWLGRNVEIRTDIPSDLPKVFADQRRMRQVLLNLLENALKYTGNGGHITLTMLHRTSQRVEVSVCDSGPGIPTEEQQRIFLDRVRLPQTSDRTTGFGVGLSVCRRIVEVHGGRIWVVSEPGEGACFTFTVPIWQGQGQEWGQAVLTEGELEP from the coding sequence GTGGGGGAGGACGATCCCAAGGGTCGCCAGCGGCTGAAACTCCTGCTGGTGGCAGCACGCCATCACCTCTCCGGCCCTGACCTGAGATCCGTCGTTCATTACCTGGAACGAGATGACGTTGGCTTCCAGGTGACGCTGCAGGTGGCGGATCCATCGCAGCAGCCCGAATTGCTGGAACTTCACAGGCTGGTGATCACGCCGGCACTGATCAAGCTATCCCCGGCACCGAAGCAGGTCTTCGCCGGCAGCAACATCCTCCAGCAGCTGAAGGGATGGGTGCCCCGCTGGCAGCAGGACGGCGTGGTGAGCGGCTTAGGTCTCAGCCTGAGGCCGACAGAACTGGACGGGAGCAGAACGCAAAAAGAGCTTCAACTTGAAGACCAACTGCTGGTGCTGCGCCAGGAAAACGAGACCCTGATCGACAGGATTCACGCCCAGGAGCGACTGCTGCGGATGGTGGCCCACGAGCTGAGGACTCCACTGACCGCTGCTGCCTTGGCACTCCAGAGCCAGCGGTTGGGACAGATCGATATGTCCCGCTTCCAGGACGTGATCACGCGGAGATTGGAGGAGATGGAGGCCCTGTCGAAGGATCTGCTGGAAGTGGGAACCACCCGCTGGGAAACACTGTTTAATCCGCAGCGGCTTGACCTGGCCAGCGTTTCAGCGGAAGTGATTCTCGAACTCGAAAAACTCTGGCTGGGCCGAAACGTCGAGATCCGTACCGACATCCCGAGCGACCTGCCCAAGGTCTTTGCCGATCAGCGCCGCATGCGTCAGGTGTTGCTGAATCTCCTGGAGAACGCTTTGAAATACACCGGCAACGGCGGACACATAACCCTCACCATGCTCCACCGCACCAGCCAGAGGGTTGAAGTCAGTGTCTGCGACAGCGGGCCTGGCATCCCGACGGAAGAACAGCAGCGCATCTTTCTCGATCGGGTTCGTCTTCCCCAGACCTCCGATCGCACAACGGGGTTCGGCGTGGGCTTATCGGTGTGCCGCCGCATCGTGGAAGTGCATGGTGGACGGATCTGGGTCGTCTCTGAACCAGGGGAGGGAGCGTGTTTCACCTTCACCGTCCCGATCTGGCAGGGACAGGGCCAGGAATGGGGGCAGGCCGTCTTGACGGAGGGAGAGCTCGAGCCGTAG
- a CDS encoding cAMP phosphodiesterase — translation MAQAAGGSTKPATPNDINTYMTISVVTFCEARGQGVSFDKSIPVALAGQASAVFQKHGGVVPGSSEPLSEEQFFKTSPFMLIGGAMKVCKDQVPDDQQKKFEKAAAELKSRSKK, via the coding sequence ATGGCTCAGGCAGCTGGCGGCAGTACAAAACCCGCGACTCCAAATGACATCAATACCTACATGACAATTTCTGTTGTCACGTTTTGCGAGGCAAGAGGTCAGGGAGTCAGTTTCGACAAGTCAATTCCTGTCGCACTCGCTGGGCAAGCCTCTGCTGTGTTTCAAAAACATGGCGGGGTTGTTCCCGGCTCCAGCGAGCCCCTCTCCGAGGAGCAATTTTTCAAGACGTCTCCCTTTATGCTCATCGGTGGAGCCATGAAGGTTTGCAAAGACCAAGTTCCTGATGACCAGCAGAAGAAGTTTGAAAAAGCCGCTGCAGAATTAAAGTCTCGTTCGAAAAAATAA
- the pepN gene encoding aminopeptidase N has translation MVSASPVRLADYSPWPFALPAIRLNVDIRTSEVLVISRLELEPQEEADVLQLQGVDLEICSIRLNGDDLAGDAYSYTDQLLTIHSPPSTPFVLETCCRIDPYSNSSLEGLYASGGLLSTQCEAEGFRRISFHPDRPDVLSRWTVRIEADKSSCPVLLSNGNAAGTEAVGSNRHAVTWVDPFPKPSYLFALVAGDLREIRDSFTTASGRTVTLRLHVEEGDEPYTAHAMKSLKRSMQWDEQVYNLQYDLDEYNIVAVRHFNMGAMENKSLNIFNSKLVLADAETATDAELERIESVIAHEYFHNWSGNRITCRDWFQLSLKEGLTVFRDQSFTADLHSAAVKRIEDVAMLRNTQFREDAGPTAHPVKPAEYQAIDNFYTTTIYEKGSELIRMLHTLLGAERFMRGMALYVSRFDGTAATTEDFIQSIVDGATEGGEPLGFDPERFRRWYHQAGTPELTVERQWDSNTGRMTLQLRQATAPTPGQVDKQPLVLPLAMALIGPEGRLGDEQLVVMENETKTVILQGDPGPVVPALSLLRRFSAPLIVRMEASLEERLQLLANDDDPFIRWDSAQGLFRQVLIARAEGRVDEQVETAVVEALSQRLAAYGGNPDSAAASELAALLALPGLLELEALQTPVDPPALFEAASGWCRDLGLRLRSELIGLLEQTRQDWALTWPAGQGGRQLTAVAWRWLVASKDAQACADALAAVSSPSMTLARSALRALQPVAVPERDQALAAFYERWQEKPVILDAWFALEASTPRADGLQRVNALLQHPRFDPLAPNSLRAVLGGLTANVPVFHALDGSGYRFMAEQIAAVDARNPITASRLAKVFSRWRSYGPERQSAMREAIEQLAAGGLSSNTAEVVAMLRT, from the coding sequence ATGGTCTCTGCGTCTCCCGTCCGCCTTGCGGACTACAGCCCATGGCCTTTTGCTCTGCCAGCGATTCGCTTGAACGTCGACATCAGAACCAGCGAAGTGCTGGTGATCAGCCGACTGGAGCTAGAGCCCCAGGAGGAGGCTGACGTCCTGCAGCTGCAGGGTGTGGACCTAGAGATCTGCAGCATCAGGCTGAATGGTGACGATCTTGCGGGTGATGCCTACAGCTATACGGATCAGCTGCTGACGATCCACTCTCCGCCGAGCACGCCGTTTGTTCTGGAGACCTGTTGCCGCATCGACCCCTACAGCAACAGCTCTCTTGAGGGTCTTTATGCCAGTGGTGGCCTGCTGAGCACACAGTGCGAGGCCGAGGGATTCCGGCGAATCAGCTTTCACCCGGATCGCCCCGATGTGCTGAGTCGGTGGACGGTGCGAATCGAAGCGGACAAAAGCAGTTGTCCTGTGCTCTTGAGCAATGGCAATGCCGCTGGAACAGAAGCTGTTGGCTCAAACCGCCATGCGGTGACCTGGGTCGATCCCTTCCCCAAGCCGTCCTATCTGTTCGCCTTGGTGGCAGGTGATCTGCGCGAAATTCGCGACAGCTTCACCACGGCATCCGGTCGCACAGTGACGCTGCGCTTGCACGTGGAGGAGGGTGATGAGCCCTACACCGCCCATGCCATGAAGTCGCTGAAGCGATCCATGCAATGGGATGAACAGGTGTACAACCTTCAATATGACCTAGATGAATACAACATCGTCGCGGTGCGCCACTTCAACATGGGCGCGATGGAGAACAAGAGTCTGAACATCTTCAATTCAAAGCTTGTTCTGGCAGATGCTGAAACTGCCACAGATGCTGAGCTAGAGCGCATCGAGAGTGTCATTGCCCACGAATATTTTCATAACTGGAGTGGCAATCGGATCACCTGTCGCGACTGGTTTCAGCTCTCATTGAAAGAAGGCCTGACGGTGTTCCGTGATCAGTCCTTCACCGCCGATCTTCATTCAGCGGCGGTGAAACGGATCGAGGATGTGGCGATGCTGCGCAACACCCAGTTTCGAGAGGATGCTGGACCGACTGCTCACCCTGTGAAGCCTGCGGAATACCAGGCGATTGATAATTTCTATACAACAACGATTTATGAGAAAGGGTCGGAACTGATCCGGATGCTCCACACCCTGCTGGGAGCGGAGCGGTTCATGCGCGGGATGGCGCTCTATGTAAGCCGTTTCGATGGCACGGCGGCCACGACGGAAGACTTCATTCAATCCATCGTCGATGGAGCGACGGAGGGGGGAGAGCCGCTGGGATTTGATCCAGAGCGTTTCCGTCGTTGGTATCACCAGGCCGGGACACCGGAGCTGACGGTTGAGCGCCAGTGGGACTCCAACACCGGACGCATGACCCTGCAGCTTCGGCAGGCCACGGCACCAACCCCCGGACAGGTGGACAAGCAGCCGCTGGTGCTCCCGTTGGCGATGGCCCTAATCGGTCCAGAGGGGCGTCTGGGAGATGAGCAACTCGTGGTGATGGAGAACGAGACCAAAACCGTGATCCTTCAGGGCGACCCTGGCCCGGTTGTTCCAGCCCTGTCACTGCTGCGCCGCTTTTCAGCGCCGTTGATCGTGCGGATGGAGGCCTCCCTGGAGGAGCGCTTGCAACTGCTCGCCAATGATGACGATCCATTCATCCGCTGGGATTCCGCCCAGGGCCTGTTCCGCCAGGTGCTGATCGCCCGCGCCGAGGGGCGTGTCGATGAGCAGGTGGAAACGGCGGTGGTGGAAGCGTTGTCCCAACGCCTGGCGGCCTATGGAGGTAACCCTGATTCGGCTGCGGCGTCCGAGTTGGCAGCACTGCTGGCCTTGCCGGGGCTGCTGGAACTGGAGGCGTTGCAGACACCAGTGGATCCTCCAGCTCTGTTTGAGGCTGCTTCAGGCTGGTGCCGTGATCTCGGTCTGCGGCTGCGATCTGAGTTGATCGGGTTGCTGGAGCAGACCCGCCAGGACTGGGCGTTGACCTGGCCGGCTGGTCAGGGTGGACGTCAGCTCACGGCTGTGGCCTGGCGTTGGCTCGTGGCATCCAAGGATGCTCAGGCGTGCGCTGATGCGCTTGCCGCCGTGTCGAGTCCATCGATGACCTTGGCCCGATCGGCTCTGAGGGCTCTGCAGCCGGTGGCCGTGCCCGAACGGGACCAGGCCCTTGCTGCGTTTTATGAGCGCTGGCAAGAGAAACCGGTCATCCTCGATGCCTGGTTTGCGCTGGAGGCCTCGACGCCTCGGGCGGACGGCCTGCAGCGGGTCAATGCATTGCTGCAGCATCCCCGCTTCGATCCCCTGGCGCCCAACTCGCTGAGGGCGGTGCTGGGAGGACTCACCGCCAATGTGCCGGTATTCCATGCTCTCGATGGCTCCGGCTATCGCTTCATGGCCGAGCAGATCGCGGCTGTGGATGCCCGCAACCCCATCACAGCGTCCCGGCTGGCCAAGGTGTTTAGCCGCTGGAGGAGCTACGGGCCGGAGCGCCAGTCAGCCATGCGAGAGGCCATCGAGCAGCTGGCAGCCGGTGGCTTGTCCTCCAACACGGCTGAGGTGGTGGCGATGCTCAGGACGTAA
- a CDS encoding TFIIB-type zinc finger domain-containing protein, with the protein MLKTCAVGCVVTSVCQNCGSRRFRADRALAGRLICQSCGLAAGSRPSRNRSNQRQRRRSAPPLSRQRLLWLTLLIGVAIAVVVLTS; encoded by the coding sequence ATGCTGAAGACCTGTGCCGTTGGTTGCGTGGTGACCAGTGTCTGTCAGAACTGCGGCAGCCGCCGCTTCAGGGCTGACCGAGCTCTGGCCGGTCGGCTGATCTGTCAATCCTGCGGACTGGCTGCCGGGAGCCGCCCAAGCCGGAATCGCTCCAACCAACGACAACGACGACGCAGTGCACCACCACTCAGCCGCCAGAGATTGCTCTGGTTGACGCTGCTGATCGGCGTTGCCATCGCCGTGGTGGTGCTTACGTCCTGA
- a CDS encoding AhpC/TSA family protein: MTRQSTESQQQTLQPLLERLTPAASAWRRLVVVMGQLGDFDSMEYAQALVPRLADLEVARIDLQAFAIGDEGSAERFCAFTGFPRQCLEVDSSSELHEALGLYAGLQVPGGPWPGFLLMCAGVGSPGTLQEVLRGYTGDRSAPQIFADEEVVKAWPLPDFPAAMFARAGGRGFQRPFELATKRLRNMGEVLSNWRTYVPCDDHIAQRGGTFLLDEEGALLYERWETHLLGFADDMAAPLAFLEPYLNGDPS, translated from the coding sequence ATGACGCGGCAAAGCACTGAGAGCCAGCAACAAACGTTGCAACCCTTGTTGGAGCGCCTCACGCCGGCAGCTTCAGCCTGGAGACGTCTCGTCGTCGTGATGGGACAGCTGGGCGATTTCGATTCGATGGAGTACGCCCAAGCCTTGGTCCCCCGCCTGGCTGACCTTGAGGTCGCGCGGATTGATCTGCAGGCTTTTGCGATCGGGGATGAAGGAAGTGCTGAGCGCTTCTGTGCCTTCACCGGATTTCCGCGGCAATGCCTTGAGGTGGACAGCAGCTCAGAGCTCCATGAAGCCCTCGGCCTCTACGCCGGCTTACAGGTTCCCGGAGGACCTTGGCCCGGATTTTTGCTGATGTGTGCTGGTGTTGGCTCGCCTGGAACGCTGCAGGAGGTGCTGCGCGGTTACACCGGAGATCGTTCCGCCCCGCAAATTTTTGCGGATGAGGAGGTGGTGAAGGCCTGGCCCCTGCCGGATTTTCCTGCAGCCATGTTTGCTCGCGCCGGGGGACGTGGATTTCAGCGCCCGTTCGAACTAGCCACAAAGCGACTTCGCAACATGGGCGAGGTGCTCAGCAACTGGCGCACCTATGTGCCCTGCGACGACCACATCGCCCAGCGGGGCGGCACCTTTCTGCTGGATGAGGAGGGTGCTCTGCTGTATGAGCGATGGGAGACACATCTGCTGGGTTTCGCTGATGACATGGCAGCTCCGCTGGCCTTCCTTGAGCCGTATCTCAATGGTGATCCCAGCTAA